From the Rhodothalassiaceae bacterium genome, one window contains:
- the hemE gene encoding uroporphyrinogen decarboxylase yields the protein MSKPALLRVLEGEVVEPPPLWLMRQAGRYLPEYRAVRARFPDFLSLVHDPERAAEVTLQPVRRFGLDAAILFSDILVVVDALGWPLRFAEGEGPVLEPFEDEAALGRLADAAAARGRLQPICETVARVRAALEEDRALIGFAGGPWTVATYMLGGGGGEARRDEALRRAFAAPELVDRLLARLVEVTADHLAAQVEAGADALQIFESWAGELPEPFFRRWVSAPTAELVARVRRVQPHVPIIGFARGAGLQLLAYHADTGVDALGLEQNVPLGTIRRLLGREVPLQGNLDPRILLQGGPALAGEVKRIREELRGTPHVFNLGHGIDRRTPPEHVAELVRLVRARQREGRS from the coding sequence ATGTCGAAACCGGCGCTTCTGCGGGTGCTGGAGGGCGAGGTGGTGGAGCCGCCGCCGCTCTGGCTGATGCGCCAGGCGGGCCGCTATCTGCCCGAATACCGGGCGGTGCGGGCGCGCTTTCCCGATTTTCTGAGCCTCGTTCATGATCCGGAGCGGGCGGCCGAGGTGACGCTGCAGCCGGTGCGGCGCTTCGGGCTGGATGCGGCGATCCTGTTCTCGGACATTCTCGTCGTCGTCGACGCGCTGGGCTGGCCGCTCCGCTTCGCCGAGGGCGAGGGGCCGGTGCTCGAGCCCTTCGAGGACGAGGCCGCGCTGGGCCGGCTAGCGGACGCTGCCGCGGCGCGCGGGCGGCTTCAGCCGATCTGCGAAACGGTGGCCCGGGTGCGCGCGGCGCTCGAGGAGGACAGGGCGCTCATCGGCTTTGCGGGCGGCCCCTGGACGGTCGCCACCTACATGCTGGGCGGCGGCGGCGGCGAGGCGCGGCGGGATGAGGCCCTGCGCCGGGCCTTCGCCGCGCCGGAGCTCGTCGACCGGCTGCTCGCGCGTCTCGTCGAGGTGACGGCGGATCATCTCGCGGCGCAGGTGGAGGCCGGGGCGGACGCGCTCCAGATCTTCGAATCCTGGGCCGGCGAGCTGCCGGAACCCTTCTTCCGGCGGTGGGTGAGCGCGCCGACGGCCGAGCTCGTCGCGCGGGTCAGGCGCGTGCAGCCGCATGTGCCGATCATCGGCTTCGCCCGCGGCGCGGGCCTTCAGCTCCTCGCCTACCACGCCGATACGGGCGTGGATGCGCTGGGGCTGGAGCAGAACGTGCCGCTCGGCACGATCCGGCGGCTTCTCGGGCGCGAGGTGCCGCTGCAGGGCAATCTCGACCCCCGGATCCTCCTGCAGGGCGGGCCGGCGCTGGCCGGGGAGGTTAAGCGGATTCGCGAGGAGCTCCGCGGGACGCCGCATGTCTTCAATCTGGGACACGGGATCGACAGGCGCACGCCGCCGGAGCATGTGGCGGAACTTGTGCGGCTCGTGCGCGCGCGGCAGCGGGAGGGACGGAGCTGA
- a CDS encoding membrane protein: MEPGFLGAEAYLWVKALHVMSVIFWMAGMLMLPRYFVYHWQAEPGGREDRAWRERERRLLRIIINPAMIAAWLFGLVLAAHLGFAGGWLHAKLALVLLLSGFHGMLARWRKAFASGRYPKSEGFFRLAGEVPALFVIAVVILVIVKPF; encoded by the coding sequence ATGGAGCCGGGATTTCTGGGCGCGGAAGCCTATCTGTGGGTGAAGGCGCTGCATGTGATGTCCGTCATCTTCTGGATGGCGGGCATGCTGATGCTGCCGCGCTATTTCGTCTACCACTGGCAGGCGGAACCCGGCGGGCGCGAAGACCGCGCCTGGCGGGAGCGCGAGCGCCGGCTGCTGCGGATCATCATCAATCCGGCGATGATCGCGGCCTGGCTGTTCGGGCTGGTGCTGGCGGCCCATCTCGGGTTCGCCGGCGGCTGGCTCCACGCCAAGCTCGCGCTCGTGCTGCTGCTGTCCGGCTTTCACGGCATGCTCGCGCGCTGGCGCAAGGCCTTCGCGAGCGGGCGCTATCCGAAGAGCGAAGGCTTCTTCCGGCTGGCGGGCGAGGTCCCGGCGCTCTTCGTCATCGCCGTCGTCATCCTCGTGATCGTCAAGCCGTTCTGA
- the rho gene encoding transcription termination factor Rho, whose product MRPRAVSPVMDLPDNPTTDMDLGRLADGDTQAAAPVASRTGTNGMNLQELKKKTPPELLALAEEVGVEDASSLRKQDMMFAILKKMAEKGEEISGGGVIEVLQDGFGFLRSPEANYLPGPDDIYVSPSQVRRFGLRTGDTVEGQIRAPKEGERYFALVKVNTINFQDPEQARHRVNFDNLTPLYPNEHLKLDPEDPTVKDLSPRVIDLVAPLGKGQRALIVAPPRTGKTMLLQNIAQSITRNHPEVYLIVLLIDERPEEVTDMQRSVKGEVISSTFDEPAARHVQVAEMVIEKAKRLVEHKFDVVILLDSITRLARAYNTVVPSSGKVLTGGVDANALQRPKRFFGAARNIEEGGSLSIIATALIDTGSRMDEVIFEEFKGTGNCEIVLDRKVADKRIFPAIDILKSGTRKEELLVPKEHLHKMWVLRRILQPMGTQDAIEFLLSKLKETKSNEEFFAAMNQ is encoded by the coding sequence ATGCGCCCGCGGGCGGTTTCCCCGGTGATGGATCTTCCGGACAATCCGACCACGGACATGGATCTCGGCAGGCTAGCGGACGGTGACACGCAGGCGGCGGCGCCCGTCGCCTCTCGGACAGGGACGAACGGCATGAATCTGCAGGAACTGAAGAAGAAGACGCCGCCGGAGCTGCTCGCGCTGGCGGAAGAGGTCGGTGTCGAGGATGCGAGCAGCCTGCGCAAGCAGGACATGATGTTCGCGATCCTGAAGAAGATGGCGGAAAAGGGCGAGGAGATCTCGGGCGGCGGCGTCATCGAGGTCCTGCAGGACGGCTTCGGCTTCCTGCGCTCGCCGGAGGCGAACTACCTGCCCGGGCCCGACGACATCTATGTGAGCCCCAGCCAGGTGCGCCGCTTCGGCCTGCGCACGGGCGATACCGTCGAGGGCCAGATCCGCGCACCCAAGGAAGGCGAGCGCTATTTCGCCCTCGTCAAGGTCAACACCATCAACTTCCAGGATCCGGAGCAGGCGCGCCACCGGGTGAATTTCGACAATCTCACCCCGCTCTATCCGAACGAGCATCTGAAGCTCGATCCGGAGGATCCGACGGTGAAAGACCTCTCGCCCCGGGTCATCGATCTCGTCGCGCCGCTCGGAAAGGGCCAGCGGGCGCTCATCGTCGCGCCGCCGAGGACCGGCAAGACGATGCTGCTGCAGAACATCGCCCAGTCCATCACCCGCAACCATCCCGAGGTCTATCTCATCGTGCTGCTCATCGACGAGCGGCCCGAGGAGGTGACCGACATGCAGCGCTCGGTCAAGGGCGAGGTGATCTCGTCCACCTTCGACGAGCCGGCCGCGCGTCATGTGCAGGTGGCCGAGATGGTGATCGAGAAGGCCAAACGCCTCGTCGAGCACAAGTTCGACGTCGTCATCCTGCTCGATTCCATCACGCGGCTCGCGCGCGCCTACAACACGGTGGTGCCGAGCTCGGGCAAGGTGCTCACCGGCGGTGTCGACGCCAATGCGCTGCAGCGGCCGAAGCGCTTCTTCGGCGCCGCGCGCAACATCGAGGAGGGTGGCTCGCTGTCGATCATCGCCACCGCCTTGATCGACACCGGCAGCCGCATGGACGAGGTGATCTTCGAGGAGTTCAAGGGCACCGGCAACTGCGAGATCGTGCTCGACCGCAAGGTGGCCGACAAGCGCATCTTCCCGGCGATCGACATCCTCAAATCCGGCACCCGCAAGGAGGAGCTGCTGGTGCCGAAGGAGCATCTGCACAAGATGTGGGTGCTGCGCCGCATCCTCCAGCCCATGGGCACGCAGGACGCCATCGAATTCCTGCTCTCCAAGCTGAAGGAGACCAAGTCCAACGAGGAATTCTTCGCCGCCATGAACCAGTAG
- the qor gene encoding quinone oxidoreductase: protein MAATMRAIRLLRHGGPEVLAAETLPLPEPGPGEIRIRVEAAGVNFIDTYHRSGLYPLDPPCGIGLEAAGIVDAVGPGVTGWTPGMRAGGFLGPVGAYAEYWVVPAARAVRLPEGLDCKTAAAIMLKAATVEYLVCRCAPVKPGMTVLFHAGAGGVGHLALPWLKALGATVITTVGSHEKAALARARGADHVILYREEPVAARVREITGGGGVDVVFDGVGAATWRDSLASLRRRGMLVSFGNASGPVPPVSLLELTAAGSVFVTRPSLMDYYAEREEIADGAARVFAMWERGVIRPQIAARLPLEKAAEAHRLLESRATTGSVILVP from the coding sequence GCTTCCCGAACCCGGGCCGGGCGAGATCCGCATCCGCGTCGAGGCGGCCGGCGTCAACTTCATCGATACCTATCACCGCAGCGGGCTCTATCCGCTCGATCCGCCCTGCGGCATCGGCCTGGAGGCGGCGGGGATCGTCGACGCCGTGGGGCCGGGTGTCACGGGCTGGACGCCCGGCATGCGGGCCGGCGGGTTTCTGGGACCGGTCGGCGCTTACGCCGAATACTGGGTCGTGCCGGCGGCGCGGGCCGTGCGGCTGCCGGAAGGGCTGGACTGCAAGACGGCGGCCGCGATCATGCTCAAGGCCGCGACCGTGGAATATCTCGTCTGCCGCTGTGCGCCGGTCAAACCCGGCATGACGGTGCTCTTCCATGCGGGCGCCGGCGGCGTCGGCCATCTCGCGCTGCCGTGGCTGAAGGCGCTGGGCGCGACGGTGATCACCACCGTCGGATCGCACGAGAAGGCGGCGCTTGCGCGCGCGCGCGGCGCCGATCACGTGATCCTCTACCGTGAGGAGCCGGTAGCCGCGCGGGTGCGGGAGATCACGGGCGGGGGCGGTGTGGATGTCGTCTTCGACGGCGTCGGGGCGGCGACCTGGCGGGATTCGCTCGCATCGCTTCGCCGGCGCGGCATGCTCGTGAGCTTCGGCAACGCCTCAGGCCCGGTGCCGCCGGTCTCGCTGCTGGAGCTGACGGCGGCCGGCTCCGTCTTCGTCACGCGCCCTTCTCTCATGGATTACTATGCCGAGCGGGAGGAGATCGCCGACGGCGCGGCGCGGGTGTTCGCGATGTGGGAGCGCGGCGTGATCCGCCCGCAGATCGCCGCACGCCTGCCGCTGGAGAAGGCGGCCGAGGCCCACCGCCTGCTCGAGTCCCGCGCCACCACCGGCAGCGTCATCCTGGTCCCGTAA